The following proteins come from a genomic window of Kocuria palustris:
- a CDS encoding heavy metal translocating P-type ATPase, whose translation MTTSAPTDSSAQPQSSGPDVELLLGGMTCASCANRIERKLNKLDGVSASVNYATEKARVSVPEGYDSQQLISTVEQAGYTAELPRPKGAQPQKDDDEGEDPELTSLRHRLIGAGVLGVPVIILAMIPALQFTYWQWLSLTLAAPVIVWAGWPFHKAAWTNLRHGSATMDTLISMGTIAAFLWSLYALFFGTAGMPGMTHAFELSVEPTDGASSIYLEVAAGVIFFILGGRYFEKRSKRQAGAALRSLMELGSKEVAVLRDGAETLISIDDLAEGDEFVVRPGEKIATDGTVVSGSSAVDASMLTGESVPVEVSEGDDVTGATVNTGGRLVVRATRVGSDTQLAQMAQMVEDAQSGKAEVQRLADRISGVFVPIVIAIAVATLGVWLGAGFPITAAFTASVAVLIIACPCALGLATPTALLVGTGRGAQLGILIKGPEVLESTRKVDTVVLDKTGTVTTGRMTLKSAYAADGTDEQKLLRIAGALEDSSEHPIARAITRGARERVGALPTVESFQNLEGRGVQGVVDGRLAVIGRETMLQEWSLQLPEALARAKEQAESDGETAIVVAWDGAVGGVLTVADAVKETSAEAIRQFRDLGLTPVLLTGDNQAVAETVAAEVGIEKVIAGVLPQDKVTTIQQLQDEGRVVAMVGDGVNDSAALAQADLGMAMGTGTDAAIQAADITLVRGDLRAASDAVRLSRKTLGVIKSNLFWAFAYNMAAIPLAAFGLLNPMLAGAAMAFSSVSVVANSLRLRGFRSRSGAAPAAATADEREPAAA comes from the coding sequence ATGACCACCTCCGCGCCCACGGACTCCAGCGCCCAGCCGCAGTCGTCGGGTCCCGACGTCGAGCTGCTGCTCGGCGGCATGACCTGCGCGTCGTGCGCCAACCGCATCGAGCGCAAGCTGAACAAGCTCGACGGCGTGAGCGCCTCGGTCAACTACGCGACCGAGAAGGCGCGCGTCTCCGTGCCGGAGGGCTATGACAGCCAGCAGCTGATCAGCACGGTCGAGCAGGCGGGCTACACCGCCGAGCTGCCCAGGCCCAAGGGCGCGCAGCCGCAGAAGGATGACGACGAGGGCGAGGACCCCGAGCTGACCTCCCTGCGCCATCGCCTCATCGGGGCGGGTGTGCTGGGCGTTCCGGTCATCATCCTGGCGATGATCCCCGCACTGCAGTTCACCTACTGGCAGTGGCTCTCGCTCACCCTGGCCGCCCCCGTGATCGTGTGGGCCGGCTGGCCCTTCCACAAGGCCGCCTGGACCAACCTGCGCCACGGCTCGGCCACCATGGACACGCTGATCTCCATGGGCACGATCGCCGCGTTCCTGTGGTCGCTCTACGCCCTGTTCTTCGGCACCGCCGGGATGCCGGGAATGACGCACGCCTTCGAGCTGTCGGTCGAGCCCACGGACGGCGCCAGCTCGATCTACCTGGAGGTCGCCGCAGGCGTCATCTTCTTCATCCTGGGCGGGCGCTACTTCGAGAAGCGCTCCAAGCGCCAGGCCGGCGCTGCGCTGCGCTCGCTCATGGAGCTGGGCTCCAAGGAGGTCGCCGTCCTGCGCGACGGCGCCGAGACCCTCATCTCGATCGATGATCTCGCCGAGGGCGACGAGTTCGTCGTCCGTCCCGGCGAGAAGATCGCCACCGACGGCACCGTGGTCTCCGGCTCCTCCGCCGTTGACGCCTCCATGCTGACCGGCGAGTCCGTCCCGGTCGAGGTCTCCGAGGGTGACGACGTCACCGGCGCGACCGTCAACACCGGCGGGCGCCTGGTCGTGCGCGCCACTCGCGTCGGCTCCGACACGCAGCTGGCGCAGATGGCCCAGATGGTCGAGGACGCGCAGTCCGGCAAGGCCGAGGTGCAGCGCCTGGCCGATCGGATCTCCGGCGTCTTCGTCCCGATCGTCATCGCGATCGCCGTGGCGACCCTGGGCGTGTGGCTGGGCGCGGGCTTCCCGATCACCGCCGCCTTCACCGCCTCGGTGGCCGTGCTGATCATCGCCTGCCCCTGCGCCCTGGGACTGGCGACTCCCACCGCGCTGCTGGTCGGCACCGGCCGCGGCGCGCAGCTGGGCATCCTCATCAAGGGCCCCGAGGTCCTGGAGTCCACCCGCAAGGTCGACACCGTGGTGCTGGACAAGACCGGCACCGTGACCACCGGCCGCATGACGCTGAAGAGTGCATATGCCGCCGATGGAACGGATGAGCAGAAGCTGCTGCGCATCGCCGGCGCCCTGGAGGACTCCTCGGAGCACCCCATCGCGCGTGCCATCACCCGCGGCGCCCGCGAGCGCGTGGGCGCCCTGCCGACTGTGGAGAGCTTCCAGAACCTCGAGGGCCGCGGCGTGCAGGGCGTCGTCGACGGACGCCTGGCGGTCATCGGCCGCGAGACCATGCTCCAGGAGTGGTCCCTGCAGTTGCCCGAGGCCCTCGCCCGCGCCAAGGAGCAGGCGGAGTCCGATGGCGAGACTGCCATCGTCGTGGCCTGGGACGGTGCCGTGGGCGGCGTCCTGACGGTCGCCGATGCGGTCAAGGAGACCAGCGCCGAGGCCATCCGCCAGTTCCGCGACCTGGGTCTGACGCCCGTGCTGCTGACCGGCGACAACCAGGCCGTGGCCGAGACGGTGGCCGCGGAGGTCGGGATCGAGAAGGTCATCGCCGGCGTCCTGCCGCAGGACAAGGTCACGACCATCCAGCAGCTGCAGGACGAGGGCCGCGTGGTCGCCATGGTCGGCGACGGCGTCAACGACTCCGCCGCCCTCGCCCAGGCCGATCTGGGCATGGCCATGGGCACCGGCACGGATGCCGCCATCCAGGCCGCCGACATCACACTGGTGCGCGGGGATCTGCGCGCGGCCTCGGATGCGGTGCGCCTGTCGCGCAAGACCCTGGGCGTGATCAAGTCCAACCTGTTCTGGGCCTTCGCCTACAACATGGCCGCGATCCCGCTGGCCGCCTTCGGACTGCTGAACCCCATGCTCGCCGGCGCGGCCATGGCATTCTCTTCCGTGTCCGTGGTGGCCAACAGCCTGCGGCTGCGCGGGTTCCGCAGCCGCTCCGGCGCCGCACCTGCCGCCGCGACGGCCGACGAGCGCGAGCCCGCCGCCGCATGA
- a CDS encoding metal-sensitive transcriptional regulator: MAPDSELDQDGHAHHGYMSDKQRYLARLKRIEGQARGIHRMIDEEKYCIDILTQISALNSALRNVGLGLLDDHMRHCVVDAAQAGGEEADAKMQEASQAIARLMKG, from the coding sequence ATGGCCCCGGACAGCGAGCTCGATCAGGACGGCCACGCCCACCACGGGTACATGTCGGACAAGCAGCGCTACCTGGCCCGCCTCAAGCGCATCGAGGGCCAGGCCCGCGGCATCCACCGCATGATCGACGAGGAGAAGTACTGCATCGACATCCTCACGCAGATCTCCGCACTGAACTCGGCCCTGCGCAATGTGGGCCTGGGCCTGCTCGACGACCATATGCGCCACTGCGTGGTCGACGCCGCCCAGGCAGGCGGCGAGGAGGCCGACGCCAAGATGCAGGAGGCCTCCCAGGCCATCGCTCGGCTGATGAAGGGCTGA
- a CDS encoding heavy-metal-associated domain-containing protein, which yields MATTEFNVTGMTCGHCEMSVREEVEEIPGASVSQVSHKTGRLVVESDQPVDDAAVKAAVEEAGYSAERAA from the coding sequence ATGGCGACCACCGAGTTCAACGTCACCGGCATGACCTGCGGCCACTGCGAGATGTCCGTGCGCGAAGAGGTCGAGGAGATCCCCGGAGCCTCCGTGAGCCAGGTCAGCCACAAGACCGGCCGCCTCGTCGTCGAGAGCGACCAGCCCGTCGACGACGCCGCAGTGAAGGCCGCCGTCGAGGAGGCCGGCTACTCGGCCGAGCGCGCAGCGTGA